Proteins from a genomic interval of Eriocheir sinensis breed Jianghai 21 unplaced genomic scaffold, ASM2467909v1 Scaffold405, whole genome shotgun sequence:
- the LOC126992137 gene encoding low choriolytic enzyme-like, protein MLLFFPFLVLVWAGGTGVRGEVKEVEVQQEDRLRWPDGVVHYSISEGFTVQQFKWVRKAMDIIEAETCILFEERKNAERRKPPRTLYIKPGYGCTCKVGYQTFGSVLKLHKRCFKVLGHVVHELLHALGIRHEHQRFDRNYYVHINQTAIRTAYIKNFFRRRRSLSYISNAGLPYDYESIMHYPKIGFSVGKTQAIITPIVPCAAIGQRRRMSPSDVARINRLYACTGHYFGDDIPGAVPFKVWQRQVQKLRRLEARSKW, encoded by the coding sequence ATGCTattgtttttccctttcctcgtGCTGGTCTGGGCCGGCGGAACGGGCGTGCGGggcgaggtgaaggaggtggaggtgcagcAGGAGGATCGGCTGAGGTGGCCGGACGGCGTCGTGCACTACAGCATCAGCGAAGGCTTCACCGTCCAGCAGTTCAAGTGGGTCCGCAAGGCCATGGACATTATCGAGGCAGAGACGTGCATCTTATTCGAGGAACGCAAAAACGCTGAGCGCCGCAAGCCGCCGAGAACCTTGTACATAAAGCCGGGCTACGGATGCACCTGCAAAGTGGGTTACCAGACCTTCGGCTCCGTGCTCAAGCTCCACAAACGCTGCTTTAAAGTGCTCGGCCACGTGGTGCATGAGCTCCTGCACGCCCTCGGCATAAGGCACGAACACCAGCGGTTTGACAGGAACTATTACGTTCATATCAACCAGACCGCCATCAGGACGGCCTACATCAAGAACTTCTTCAGACGCAGGAGGAGTCTGAGCTACATTTCCAACGCCGGTCTTCCCTACGACTACGAGAGCATCATGCACTACCCCAAGATCGGCTTCTCGGTGGGCAAGACGCAGGCCATCATCACGCCCATCGTGCCCTGCGCGGCGATCGGCCAGCGCAGGAGGATGAGTCCTTCAGACGTGGCCCGCATCAACCGCCTCTACGCCTGCACGGGCCACTACTTCGGCGACGACATCCCCGGCGCCGTGCCCTTCAAGGTGTGGCAGCGGCAGGTGCAAAAGCTGCGGCGCCTCGAGGCTCGCAGCAAGTGGTGA